A stretch of the Streptomyces sp. WMMB303 genome encodes the following:
- the hmgA gene encoding homogentisate 1,2-dioxygenase: MGQGTESTTSSTGTSADQARDRARGTAERLTYQAGFGNEHSSEAEPGALPLGRNSPQRAPLGLYAEQLSGSAFTEPRAHNRRSWLYRIRPSAAHPRFVRTDNGGLRSAPFEETEPDPNRLRWGPLPDPPPSSSSKGYPQGTDFLAGLWTLGGNGDARQRSGMAVHLYAANVSMTDRVFSDADGELLIVPERGGLLLHTEFGPLSAAPGHVALIPRGVRFRVELLEESARGYVCENYGRPFVLPDLGPIGANGLANARDFLAPTAAYEDVEQPVEVVNKFCGNLWKAVYDHSPLDVVAWHGNHLPYVYDLRRFNVLGSISYDHPDPSIFTVLTSPSDTPGLAGVDFVVFAPRWLVGEDTFRPPYFHRNVMSEYMGLIEGAYDAKAGGAGGFVPGGGSLHNMMSAHGPDRETFERASAAELAPQKIDDGLAFMFETRWPVTLTGQAAGAAHLQADYDAVWQGLERHFPAP, encoded by the coding sequence ATGGGCCAGGGCACCGAGAGCACCACCAGCAGCACCGGCACCTCCGCCGACCAGGCACGGGACCGGGCGCGCGGCACAGCCGAGCGCCTGACCTACCAGGCCGGGTTCGGCAACGAGCACAGCAGCGAGGCGGAGCCGGGCGCGTTGCCCCTCGGCCGCAACTCCCCCCAGCGGGCGCCGCTGGGCCTGTACGCGGAGCAGTTGAGTGGCAGCGCCTTCACCGAGCCCCGGGCGCACAACCGCCGCTCGTGGCTCTACCGCATCCGCCCCTCGGCGGCGCACCCACGCTTCGTCCGCACGGACAACGGCGGCCTGCGGAGCGCCCCCTTCGAGGAGACGGAGCCCGATCCCAACCGGCTGCGCTGGGGCCCGCTGCCCGATCCTCCCCCGAGCTCTTCGAGCAAGGGGTACCCCCAGGGCACCGACTTCCTGGCCGGGCTCTGGACGCTCGGCGGCAACGGCGACGCACGGCAGCGCAGCGGTATGGCCGTACATCTGTACGCCGCCAACGTGTCCATGACCGACCGGGTGTTCAGCGACGCGGACGGCGAACTGCTGATCGTCCCCGAGCGCGGCGGACTGCTGCTGCACACCGAGTTCGGGCCGCTGAGCGCGGCCCCGGGGCATGTGGCGCTGATCCCGCGCGGGGTGCGCTTCCGGGTGGAGCTGCTGGAGGAGAGCGCGCGCGGGTACGTCTGCGAGAACTACGGCCGCCCCTTCGTCCTGCCCGACCTGGGGCCGATCGGCGCCAATGGGCTCGCCAACGCGCGGGACTTCCTGGCCCCCACGGCCGCGTACGAGGACGTGGAGCAACCGGTGGAGGTGGTCAACAAGTTCTGCGGCAACCTGTGGAAGGCCGTCTACGACCACTCGCCGCTGGACGTCGTGGCCTGGCACGGCAACCATCTGCCCTACGTCTACGATCTGCGCCGCTTCAACGTGCTGGGCAGCATCAGCTACGACCATCCCGACCCCTCGATCTTCACCGTGCTGACCTCGCCCTCGGACACTCCGGGCCTGGCCGGGGTGGACTTCGTGGTCTTCGCACCCCGCTGGCTGGTGGGCGAGGACACCTTCCGGCCGCCGTACTTCCACCGCAACGTGATGAGCGAGTACATGGGCCTGATCGAGGGCGCCTACGACGCCAAGGCAGGCGGCGCCGGCGGCTTCGTGCCGGGCGGGGGTTCGCTGCACAACATGATGTCGGCGCACGGCCCCGACCGGGAGACCTTCGAACGGGCCTCGGCCGCCGAGCTGGCACCGCAGAAGATCGACGACGGGCTGGCCTTCATGTTCGAGACACGCTGGCCGGTCACGCTCACCGGGCAGGCCGCGGGCGCCGCACACCTGCAGGCGGACTACGACGCGGTGTGGCAGGGTCTTGAGCGCCACTTCCCGGCTCCCTGA
- a CDS encoding lytic polysaccharide monooxygenase, protein MSVRRTAAGITALGFAPLALTLVTAPPAAAHGSMTGPVSRVSTCFAEGPESPQSAACKAAVAASGTQAFYDWNEVNIPNAAGKHRELIPDGKLCSAGRDKYKGLDLPRTDWPATAMKPGAHTFRYKATAPHRGGFELYITKDGYDPSEPLEWSDLEPEPFAEATDPALKDGSYVIDGSVPKKEGRHLIYSIWQRSDSPEAFYTCSDVTFGGGDGVGAGKAAEAPDERQIAAGADKSTVDHGGHGGGDGGSGHGTEGAAGHGDGSAAPGSGPGGEGPAPQGGAAPRGTAEKADLAETGGDSSTVPLAVGGAAVLAAGAGVLVAAARRRAASSAPPRG, encoded by the coding sequence ATGTCCGTTCGCCGCACGGCCGCAGGAATCACCGCGCTGGGCTTCGCCCCGCTCGCCCTCACCCTGGTGACGGCCCCTCCCGCCGCCGCGCACGGTTCCATGACGGGCCCCGTCAGCCGCGTCTCCACCTGCTTCGCCGAGGGGCCCGAGAGTCCGCAGTCGGCGGCGTGCAAGGCGGCGGTCGCCGCGAGCGGGACGCAGGCGTTCTACGACTGGAACGAGGTCAACATCCCGAACGCGGCGGGCAAGCACCGCGAGCTCATCCCGGACGGGAAACTGTGCAGCGCGGGCCGGGACAAGTACAAGGGGCTGGACCTGCCCCGTACGGACTGGCCGGCCACGGCGATGAAGCCGGGCGCGCACACCTTCCGGTACAAGGCAACGGCACCCCACAGGGGCGGCTTCGAGCTGTACATCACCAAGGACGGCTACGACCCGTCCGAGCCGCTCGAGTGGTCCGACCTGGAGCCGGAGCCCTTCGCCGAGGCGACCGACCCGGCCCTGAAGGACGGCAGCTACGTCATCGACGGCTCCGTACCGAAGAAGGAAGGGCGCCATCTGATCTACAGCATCTGGCAGCGCTCGGACAGCCCGGAGGCGTTCTACACCTGCTCGGACGTGACCTTCGGCGGAGGGGACGGTGTCGGCGCCGGGAAGGCGGCGGAGGCGCCCGACGAGCGGCAGATCGCGGCGGGTGCGGACAAGTCGACCGTGGACCACGGCGGGCACGGCGGCGGGGACGGCGGTTCCGGGCACGGCACCGAAGGCGCCGCCGGGCACGGGGACGGCTCCGCCGCTCCCGGCTCCGGGCCGGGCGGCGAGGGGCCGGCTCCGCAGGGCGGGGCCGCGCCGCGCGGCACGGCCGAGAAGGCGGACCTGGCCGAGACCGGTGGCGACAGCAGTACGGTCCCGCTCGCCGTGGGCGGCG
- a CDS encoding GntR family transcriptional regulator, with product MPPNPTNALDIDLDPDAPEAPYEQVRARIAALARGGDLPTGYKLPTVRGLAEELGLAANTVAKAYRALEADGVIETRGRNGTFIAAPGGVAERELAEAAQAFAARAARLDAGRDAALSAVRDALRAQYGG from the coding sequence GTGCCGCCGAACCCCACGAACGCCCTGGACATCGACCTCGACCCCGACGCGCCGGAAGCGCCCTATGAACAGGTGCGGGCCCGGATCGCCGCGCTCGCACGCGGCGGGGACCTGCCCACCGGCTACAAACTCCCCACCGTGCGGGGCCTCGCGGAGGAACTGGGCCTCGCCGCGAACACGGTCGCCAAGGCGTACCGCGCGCTGGAGGCCGACGGCGTCATCGAGACCCGGGGGCGCAACGGCACGTTCATCGCCGCCCCCGGCGGGGTCGCCGAGCGGGAACTGGCCGAGGCGGCACAGGCGTTCGCCGCCCGGGCGGCGCGGTTGGACGCCGGCCGGGACGCTGCGCTGTCCGCCGTCCGGGACGCGCTGCGCGCCCAGTACGGCGGGTAG
- a CDS encoding GNAT family N-acetyltransferase: MTSRIRIFSPDAPDDARSVAAVRRATVPYLVCTAETVAWEAAQAPAGQRRRLLMAEDADGTVTGCAEAGLVAGSVEPGQGFLHTAVPPGRRGRGAGSALVAAGEAYLAELAVRRVHSWVAADGHAAGFAERRGYAPSRQAHFLGRELDRAALPELPDPLPPGVTLHRVAEFADALRPLYEADTECAEDEPGDVPVGRTPYAQWLRHNWQRPDWNAELSSVALVDGRLAAYSVAQTDGVDRYWSGMTGTRRAFRGRGLARLAKLAALRRARAAGYRHAYTGNDATNAPMLAVNRRLGYAEVATEWRCVKRL, from the coding sequence ATGACGTCCCGGATCCGCATCTTCAGCCCCGACGCCCCCGACGACGCCCGGTCGGTGGCCGCGGTCCGCCGCGCGACGGTCCCGTATCTGGTGTGCACGGCCGAGACGGTCGCCTGGGAGGCGGCGCAGGCGCCCGCGGGGCAGCGTCGGCGGCTGCTGATGGCCGAGGACGCGGACGGCACGGTCACGGGGTGCGCGGAAGCGGGCCTGGTCGCGGGGAGCGTGGAGCCGGGGCAGGGCTTTCTGCACACGGCGGTACCGCCCGGCCGCCGGGGCCGGGGCGCGGGCTCGGCCCTGGTGGCCGCGGGCGAGGCGTATCTGGCGGAGCTGGCGGTGCGGCGGGTGCACAGCTGGGTCGCCGCTGACGGCCACGCCGCCGGGTTCGCCGAGCGGCGCGGTTACGCCCCTTCCCGGCAGGCGCACTTCCTCGGACGCGAGTTGGACCGCGCCGCTCTGCCGGAGCTGCCCGATCCGCTGCCGCCGGGCGTGACCCTGCACCGGGTCGCCGAGTTCGCCGACGCTCTGCGGCCGCTGTACGAAGCCGACACCGAGTGCGCCGAGGACGAGCCGGGCGACGTGCCCGTGGGCCGGACGCCGTACGCGCAGTGGCTGCGGCACAACTGGCAGCGGCCCGACTGGAACGCCGAGCTGAGCAGCGTGGCGCTGGTGGACGGGCGGCTAGCGGCCTACAGCGTCGCGCAGACCGACGGGGTGGACCGCTACTGGTCGGGAATGACGGGCACCCGGCGTGCCTTCCGCGGCCGAGGGCTGGCGCGGCTGGCCAAACTGGCCGCGCTGCGGCGGGCCCGCGCGGCGGGCTACCGGCACGCCTACACGGGGAACGACGCGACGAACGCGCCCATGCTGGCCGTCAACCGACGTCTGGGCTACGCGGAGGTCGCCACCGAGTGGCGGTGCGTCAAGCGGCTCTGA
- a CDS encoding aldehyde dehydrogenase family protein, with amino-acid sequence MKAHDGMYIDGAWRPAAGTGTIEVTNPADGTLLATVPAGGPEDVAAAVRAARAALPGWAATPPAERAARLDALRRILTDRREEIARTVTAELGSPLTLSQKVHAAVPIAVCTGYAELAAEYSFEERLGNSLVLREPVGVVGAITPWNYPLHQIVAKAAPALAAGCTMVLKPAEDTPLVAQLFAEAVDEAGVPAGVFNLVTGLGPIAGQALAEHEDIDLLSFTGSTAVGRRIGAAAASGVKRVALELGGKSANVILPGADLAKAVKVGVANVMANSGQTCSAWTRMLVDSERYEEAVRLAAEATAKYTTGDPLDEATRVGPLVNAAQRARVTGYIERGSKEGARLVAGGAEPPEGAERGHYVRPTVFADVTPGMTIAQEEIFGPVLSLLAYEDTEDALRIANGTVYGLAGAVWSEDEEEAVAFARRMETGQVDINGGRFNPLAPFGGYKQSGVGRELGVHGLEEYLQTKSLQL; translated from the coding sequence ATGAAGGCACACGACGGCATGTACATCGACGGCGCCTGGCGCCCCGCCGCGGGCACCGGGACGATCGAGGTCACCAACCCCGCCGACGGAACCCTCCTGGCCACCGTCCCCGCGGGCGGACCCGAGGACGTCGCGGCAGCCGTGCGCGCCGCCCGCGCGGCGCTGCCCGGCTGGGCCGCCACCCCGCCGGCGGAACGCGCCGCGCGGCTGGACGCGCTCCGGCGGATCCTCACCGACCGGCGTGAGGAGATCGCCCGGACCGTCACCGCCGAACTCGGCTCCCCGCTCACCCTCTCGCAGAAGGTGCACGCCGCCGTGCCGATCGCCGTGTGCACCGGCTACGCGGAGCTCGCCGCCGAGTACTCCTTCGAGGAGCGGCTGGGCAACTCCCTGGTGCTGCGCGAGCCGGTCGGAGTCGTCGGTGCCATCACCCCGTGGAACTACCCGCTGCACCAGATCGTGGCCAAGGCCGCACCGGCCCTCGCCGCCGGCTGCACCATGGTGCTCAAACCGGCCGAGGACACCCCGCTGGTCGCCCAGCTGTTCGCGGAAGCCGTCGACGAGGCGGGGGTGCCCGCCGGGGTCTTCAACCTGGTCACCGGGCTCGGCCCGATCGCCGGACAGGCGCTGGCCGAGCACGAGGACATCGACCTGCTCTCCTTCACCGGCTCCACCGCCGTCGGCCGCCGCATCGGTGCGGCGGCCGCCTCCGGCGTCAAGCGCGTCGCGCTCGAACTCGGCGGCAAATCGGCCAACGTCATCCTGCCCGGTGCCGACCTGGCGAAGGCCGTGAAGGTCGGCGTCGCCAACGTGATGGCCAACTCCGGGCAGACGTGCAGCGCCTGGACCCGGATGCTGGTGGACTCCGAGCGCTACGAGGAGGCCGTACGGCTGGCAGCCGAAGCCACCGCCAAGTACACCACCGGTGACCCGCTGGACGAGGCCACCCGGGTCGGCCCCCTCGTCAACGCCGCGCAGCGCGCGAGGGTCACCGGTTACATCGAACGCGGCAGCAAGGAGGGCGCCCGGCTCGTGGCCGGCGGCGCCGAGCCCCCCGAGGGCGCGGAGCGCGGCCACTACGTCCGGCCCACCGTCTTCGCCGACGTCACCCCCGGGATGACCATCGCCCAGGAGGAGATCTTCGGCCCCGTCCTGTCCCTGCTGGCATACGAGGACACCGAGGACGCGCTGCGGATCGCCAACGGCACCGTCTACGGCCTGGCCGGCGCCGTGTGGTCCGAGGACGAGGAGGAGGCCGTCGCCTTCGCGCGCCGGATGGAGACCGGACAGGTCGACATCAACGGCGGCCGGTTCAACCCCCTGGCGCCCTTCGGCGGATACAAGCAGTCGGGCGTCGGACGGGAACTGGGCGTGCACGGCCTGGAGGAATATCTGCAGACCAAGTCCCTCCAGCTCTGA
- a CDS encoding GntR family transcriptional regulator: MTTLFTPDSVELNRKLPLWYQVSQSLRASILGRPPQAPDRLPPEDRLAEHYGVSVLTMRQALKELETEGLISRHRRRGTFIEAEARRARPVRLLGSVDTIVAQQSGEPTTLLGHGPEPVPAELAEYFPGRQEAMAYRRLRCERESGEPTNWACNLIRSDVADHIDPADLRRDWPMTKVLRDAVGVRISRITDTVEARLADPETARLLRVPLLSPILHYTGVTYDAEGRVVDVVRIHYRGDRFAFSVTLENLADHDDRM; this comes from the coding sequence ATGACGACGCTGTTCACCCCCGACTCCGTCGAGCTGAACCGGAAGCTGCCCCTCTGGTACCAGGTCTCCCAGTCCCTCCGCGCCTCCATACTCGGCCGTCCACCGCAGGCGCCGGACCGGCTGCCGCCCGAGGACCGGCTGGCCGAGCACTACGGCGTCAGTGTGCTGACCATGCGCCAGGCTCTCAAGGAGCTGGAGACGGAGGGGCTGATCAGCCGGCACCGGCGGCGCGGCACCTTCATCGAAGCGGAGGCGCGCCGGGCCCGACCGGTGCGGCTGCTCGGTTCGGTGGACACGATCGTCGCCCAGCAGTCCGGTGAACCCACCACGCTGCTGGGCCACGGACCGGAGCCGGTCCCCGCCGAGCTGGCCGAGTACTTCCCCGGCCGGCAGGAGGCGATGGCCTACCGGCGGCTGCGCTGCGAACGGGAGAGCGGCGAACCGACCAACTGGGCCTGCAACCTCATCCGCAGCGACGTCGCCGACCACATCGATCCGGCGGATCTGCGCCGGGACTGGCCGATGACGAAGGTGCTGCGGGACGCCGTGGGGGTGCGGATCAGCAGGATCACGGACACGGTCGAGGCGCGGCTGGCCGATCCGGAGACGGCCCGGCTGCTGCGGGTGCCGCTGCTGAGTCCGATCCTGCACTACACGGGAGTGACCTACGACGCGGAGGGCCGCGTGGTGGACGTGGTCCGCATCCACTACCGGGGGGATCGCTTCGCCTTCTCCGTGACGCTGGAGAACCTGGCGGACCACGACGACCGGATGTGA
- a CDS encoding DUF5925 domain-containing protein, producing the protein MSTDRRPDQRSAALASETSTTPPTTSAPGTAAATAAGSGAPAPTAPERALVPRLQIDDSDSTGDIIDALFLGRFTLGEQPYSRSHTVDRVKKGRTLLPPGAHILREAKDDNSGTVLAEGEGWTARVSRWNRGAEVTVTAVTDELAEQRLRQAVDGAEDEPEPQEDQVSMGFWYHSPMRGPRRTSRTISAGAWSDVRQNYTARVATTMDDLMKVTPDEISGRLLLLHGPPGTGKTSALRTLARSWSEWCQVDCVLDPEHLFNNIGYLMDIAIGSDDSDPESGRWRLLLLEDCDELIRGEAKYAAGQALSRLLNLTDGLLGQGRNVLVGVTTNEDLERLHPAVVRPGRCLARIEVGSLSREEAVAWLGTEDGVGRDGATLAELYARKKGKRPADVPGQERESAGLYL; encoded by the coding sequence ATGAGTACCGACCGCCGACCCGACCAGAGGAGCGCGGCCCTGGCTTCCGAGACCTCGACGACGCCTCCGACCACCTCCGCACCCGGCACCGCGGCGGCGACCGCGGCCGGAAGCGGCGCACCGGCACCGACCGCGCCCGAACGGGCTCTGGTGCCGCGGCTGCAGATCGACGACAGCGACTCCACCGGTGACATCATCGACGCCCTCTTCCTGGGCCGCTTCACCCTCGGGGAACAGCCGTACTCGCGCAGCCACACCGTCGACCGCGTCAAGAAGGGGCGCACCCTGCTGCCGCCGGGAGCGCACATCCTGCGGGAGGCCAAGGACGACAACTCCGGCACGGTACTGGCCGAGGGAGAGGGCTGGACCGCGCGGGTCTCGCGGTGGAACCGGGGCGCCGAGGTCACGGTCACGGCGGTCACCGACGAACTGGCCGAACAGCGGCTGCGGCAGGCCGTGGACGGCGCGGAGGACGAACCCGAGCCGCAGGAGGACCAGGTGTCCATGGGGTTCTGGTACCACTCCCCCATGCGCGGCCCGCGCCGCACCTCCCGCACCATCAGCGCCGGCGCCTGGTCGGACGTGCGGCAGAACTACACCGCGCGGGTGGCCACCACCATGGACGACCTGATGAAGGTCACCCCGGACGAGATCTCCGGACGCCTGCTGCTGCTGCACGGCCCGCCCGGCACCGGCAAGACCTCCGCACTGCGCACGCTGGCCCGGTCCTGGAGCGAGTGGTGCCAGGTGGACTGCGTCCTGGACCCCGAGCATCTGTTCAACAACATCGGCTATCTGATGGACATCGCCATCGGCTCGGACGACTCCGACCCGGAATCCGGCCGCTGGCGCCTGCTGCTCCTGGAGGACTGCGACGAACTCATCCGCGGCGAGGCCAAGTACGCGGCGGGGCAGGCGCTCTCCCGGCTGCTGAACCTCACCGACGGGCTGCTGGGCCAGGGCCGCAACGTGCTGGTGGGCGTCACCACGAACGAGGACCTGGAGCGGCTGCACCCCGCGGTGGTGCGGCCCGGTCGGTGCCTGGCCCGGATCGAGGTGGGCTCCCTCAGCCGCGAGGAGGCGGTCGCCTGGCTCGGCACCGAGGACGGCGTCGGCCGCGACGGCGCCACCCTCGCGGAGCTCTACGCCCGGAAGAAGGGCAAGCGGCCCGCCGATGTCCCCGGCCAGGAGCGGGAGAGCGCGGGCCTGTACCTGTGA
- a CDS encoding MarP family serine protease: MNLLDLLLIVAALAYAGSGFHRGLVAGLVSLAGFVGGASLGVWLLPYALRLVERGTTTATLLALLTVLVPALAGHALASQLAWRIRHALRRTPARWVDGAGGALVNVVAVLVVGWMAGSALAASPSPALNQAIRGSALLEGVHERMPDSAATWFNCATGALTTAGFPPVFNPFEQEPGASVPQPSGDAVTAAATSAAQRSTVKVEGVADVRDGRQGQEGSGFVYARGHVMTNAHVVAGVDAPTVRVGGVGRPYPARVVLFDPDKDIAVLHVPGLEAPALRFAGDAGRGDRAVVAGYPENGGLDLRAAAVAARTPARGQDIYGGSLTTRDIYAIRSQVRPGNSGGPLLTSDGRVYGVVFARSTTDAGNGYALTADQVRGAATAAADATAAVDTGNRSAL; this comes from the coding sequence GTGAACCTGCTGGATCTGCTCCTGATCGTCGCGGCGCTCGCCTACGCCGGTTCCGGATTCCACCGGGGGCTGGTCGCGGGCCTGGTGTCGCTCGCAGGGTTCGTCGGGGGCGCCTCTCTCGGCGTGTGGCTGCTCCCCTATGCCCTCCGCCTCGTGGAGCGCGGCACCACCACCGCCACTCTGCTCGCGCTGCTGACCGTGCTGGTGCCCGCGCTGGCCGGGCACGCGCTGGCCTCGCAGCTCGCCTGGCGGATACGCCACGCGCTCCGCCGGACCCCCGCGCGCTGGGTGGACGGAGCAGGCGGTGCCCTCGTCAACGTCGTCGCCGTCCTCGTCGTCGGCTGGATGGCGGGCAGTGCGCTCGCCGCCTCCCCCTCGCCCGCGCTCAACCAGGCCATACGGGGCTCCGCGCTGCTGGAGGGGGTGCACGAGCGGATGCCCGACAGCGCGGCGACCTGGTTCAACTGCGCCACCGGCGCGCTCACCACGGCGGGCTTCCCGCCGGTCTTCAACCCCTTCGAGCAGGAGCCGGGCGCGTCCGTGCCGCAGCCGTCCGGGGACGCGGTCACCGCGGCGGCGACCTCCGCCGCACAGCGCAGCACGGTCAAGGTCGAGGGCGTCGCCGACGTGCGGGACGGCAGGCAGGGGCAGGAGGGCAGCGGGTTCGTCTACGCCCGCGGCCATGTGATGACCAACGCGCACGTCGTCGCCGGTGTCGACGCGCCGACCGTTCGGGTCGGCGGCGTCGGCCGCCCCTACCCGGCCCGGGTCGTCCTCTTCGACCCGGACAAGGACATCGCCGTCCTGCACGTGCCGGGCCTGGAGGCGCCGGCGCTGCGGTTCGCGGGGGACGCCGGCCGGGGCGACCGGGCCGTGGTGGCCGGCTATCCGGAGAACGGCGGCCTCGATCTGCGCGCAGCGGCCGTGGCGGCCCGCACCCCGGCGCGCGGCCAGGACATCTACGGAGGCTCGCTGACCACCCGCGACATCTACGCCATCCGCTCCCAGGTCCGCCCGGGCAACTCCGGCGGACCGCTGCTGACCTCCGACGGGCGGGTGTACGGCGTCGTGTTCGCGCGCTCGACCACGGACGCGGGAAACGGGTACGCGCTCACCGCCGACCAGGTAAGGGGAGCCGCCACGGCGGCCGCGGACGCCACGGCCGCCGTGGACACCGGGAACCGCTCGGCGCTGTGA